ATTATATTACGTTATAATGGCAAAATTCCTAATTCTTCCTAACtcgatttaattttttgttttcaatcTTTCGTGATGTATTTAATTTCGAATATATTTCTATCTTATCATATATTCTAGAACTccttaatttaaaatattataatgataatgaaataataattttatctattataaAATCAAtcttcattttttgaaataacaCAAATTGTACTATggtaattaaatttgtattaatttatgtttctCTTAGAGTTATTGAGTTAAGGTCTAGTAGAATCAAAATACGTTGGATTAgcaaatttcacatttatgGCTTTAGACTTTAGTATATGAAATAATTGGTGGAATAGTTATAAACGTGTATAAAcgtttaaacaaaaaatatcaaaaagtcCACAATAATTGGGAgcctaatattttatataatacaaaGTAAATTAGACCCTAGGCGGTGACGTTCGagacatatatataaaaaaaatcatagcaTTGATCaaattatctttttaacatTCTTAATTAGAATTGTCACatccaaaataattaataccAATTTAAGTTCATGTCCCACCCATTATAAGATATTTTAATAAACTTTGCACTTGATGTGATTAATATAATCTTACACTAAAATTATAAAAGCACTCAAATTGTTAGTTGACATGTCATAGTTTTGCCAACCACAAAAAATATCCTAACTTCTTGTCGTAATGAATTTTCCATCTTTGATTCAAATATTACCATCTTCTCTatcttaaaaggaaaaattacataaattaagcattttaaaaaataattactgattttagcgatattttttatttattattatttgtagcaatgttttgttaaatctgtaatatgtattaaaagtgaattatgtatgcaatatatattaattataattgttttttgaaatatattatgtttgtttggtaaaaaattgccacattgtattataagtgtattaaaatgtgtgataaatgtattattcatcatttaaatttatattatatgtgaataataaattgttctttgtaatgtgtattaaacttatattataaataaattaaaagtaatcaagtgaaaaaaaatattattgctataaatgataaatattttttattacagTATATTTATGCAAGTTTCCCTCTCTTAAAAGTCACATGAAGAATAACAGCATATGGCGAAATGTATACTTCCTCtatctcattttatgtgacagTGACACTTTTTGcatttcgagattcaaacaagtGTATTTTTTATCGTAATATTTTCATAGAttctttcaacattttgaattatcaattattgtgatttatagtacTCTTTTTACgttgtttacaaatatataattttcatttcaaaaaaattgaaaatttcataCGCAAATGtctaatcaaaattaaattgtttggCACTCGAAAAACGAAAAGTATCACATATAATGATGCAAAGGTCGtatcatttaattttgtaatcAACTAAATTGAAAGTAGTTCATATTTCCACACTATATTATTCTTTCAGCTTAAATTTTATCGCGTacataatacatttttttttattcaatacttttattgaagttaattaactttaaaatatattaacttactaattatttttttcaaataagttCAATAATAAACTATAATGaaggaaaaagtattatatTCCATCCAATATCTCAATCATGTTAAATACAATTTAAGAAAATGTGGAGCATATGAGCTAATCATTCCTGCTTTAAATATCGACTTTATTAATATTTAGAGTAAACGAGACTTTAACTAAATTGTTTACAAATTTACGTAAATATAGATCTTAACTTGACATAcaaatttacataaaatttaataatgtaaaaaatatttttaaattttatgatattaaattaaagatGAGTAGAATgtataaagtttttttattaatcttacaattttaatattaatgtattaaattaaaatataatttaattttgtaattttaaacttgtggaaagttgaaattaattttaatagttAACAAATTGAGAAAAATGCATTTTTGTAAATggcttaaaatgaaaaataaaataaaataaaaacagaaataaattgaaataaaagactCGTTACTCTGATTCAtcgtttaaaaatttaaagtatatGATAGTACTCACCCAACATAATTGGttgaaataaatattcaaattactTGCATACTTCATAATCTAGTAACTAATAAGTAAAAGCTTAATTGAAACAaaacttatttaattgtttaaatgAAATATCGATCATgactaatatatttaatatggCCATGTATTATGCCTACTACAGTAGTATTACTATCATTAATTCATGATATTGATCATTACATGAAATTAATTACGCCGAAGTTATTTGTTAGATAATTAAAGAAGCGTTGTtaacataaaaagaaagagTCGTCCTCACCCCCTTTTGTCTTCTTTAATTAttgagataaaaataataatttacctAACTATGAAAATGTAACATAACATATAAAGATTATGCATGCAAAACTTTTGTTTTCATTACGAGTATATAAGACTTAACATTGGACAAATATTGAATAtgcatcttttttctttttctttttttaaatcatcACTATTATTATAACAAGCAAAAAATGAAGATGAATTCTGGAAAAGTTTCAACTTTGTTATTCCTAATAATTTACATAGGAGGATCAAATAGCCAATTCACAACTTGGCCCGGCGGCCCTGCTGTTCCTCATCCACTTTGTCTGTCTCAATTTACACTTGTGAACAATGCATGTCAGTATTTGCCAATTACTCCTTTGCCTCCACCAGGACCTGCACCTGTATCCTCTCCAGCACCCCCGTTGTCTCCAGCACCCGCGCCTgcacctgcacctgcaccttCTACGAATCTTGGGTATAATACACAAACTCCAGTAGAAGAGGAATGTTGTAGGTGGATGAAAGCTGTCGATAGCGAATGTGTCTGTTCTCTATTGGCTCATTTGCCTATTTTCCTTTCTAGGCCAATCCATCAGTATACTACTTTGGCTCATGCAACTTGCAGTGTAACTTTCACGTGTGCTTCCTCCGCTAGGTTCCAACAAAATGATCATCAGAAGTCACCACACTCTCCATAACTACTTATTACCATGTTGCATGGAGTTTGCCCGACTCCTACTAATTACCTACTTTATTTACAATAAGTAAAGATTTTTAGGAAGGGATATGGGCCTTTACTTAATTAAAACTCctaaaagtttaaattatgaCTCATTGTATTGAGTAATAAATTGTAATTGTCatcatttgaatattttaagttactCTAGTAATTACTTCAAGCAACAATCTTAATCAATATTAGATGCAACTATGTCTGAGAGAATGTTCACAAGAATAAACAACACCATGATATATTGTGTGTATTCAATCAATATAAATCACATTGAGGAGATAGGAATAGGGAGGTAGGAGACGCGCAAAAACTGAAACTTTGTTCCCCAGATAACATTAATATAGATTCTCCCTAACTAAAAGCTTTAGATTGAAACGCCTAACCTTGTGAGAGTTGCTCAAATCAGTTGTTTCCATACAAGCTGTGTCGGTCAGGTTTGGAGTTTTTCTTCCTTAATAAAGCACAACAACTTGTCACGAAAAACTGGTGAGAAGATATGGTCCTGTTCTAAAGACCTTACAAAATCCGCTGCATTATCCACATTTCCCTGCTTTTCCCAGTAATTTACACATGTAGCTAAGGTCTCCTTGCTAGGTTTGTAATTAGGCGGGCATATTGAGATGGCCTTCTTCAATGCTTCTACAGCCTCTGGGACTAGATCTTCATGTATGTATCCATTTGCCAAGTGACACCATGTGGTGACCCATGGAACACCCCCTTTTGATATTCCTTTGTCCATTAGGGCCTTAGCCTTCCCCAGAAGACCATTTCTACAATAACTGCGAATCAAAACGTCTGGAACACGGAAATCATAGGACAAAGCTTCCGATTCCCATTCCTCAAAGATCTTCTCAACTCTTTCTGTAtcaccaaatttcattaatgCGCTCATCACACTAATGTAACCTTTATTAAGAATTCTCATGTTCTGCTTATACAAATCCCACACTCGGTGCACCTCTTCTTCCTTTCCAGCTTCAGCATACAGTTTTAACAAATCATTATATGCACCATTACTTTTCTTACGAGTCAAAATCATGCTGTCAAGTTTACTCAGCAACTCTAGAGCTTTTTCCACCTGCTCAACTTTCAAATACAACTCTGCTGCAATACTGTAAGTATCCCAGTGCAAAATGATTTGCTTATCAGATTCCATCATCGCTAATATTTTATCCATCCCCTCAGAATCTCCAGCAGTGGCATATGCAGTTAGCCGTATCGTAAGCGTGAACTCATCAAAATTTACGCCCTTCTGCTCCATTTCATTCATCAGTTTATCCATTTTCTCCCATGTTCCTGATTTACAATAGAGGTTCATCATATGGTTGTAGCACAATGTGCCCTTAGCGAACCCCATATCTCTTAGTTGTTGCATTATGGCCTCAGCTTTCCCTACAGACTTCTCGTTAGTATAGCAATTGAGAAGAGCGGTATACACCTCAGGGCGTCTCAGTATCTGCGAAATGCTATTGAAGTATTTTTCAACCTCTTTTAGGCCTTTAACTTTATAGACTAGGTTAATTCGTTCTGCAATATCAGCAACTTGGAGGGGGAGATATCTTCTGTCTGTCATCCAATGGGACACCTGTTCACAAACTCACAAAGATGAAAGGGcaaaatttatacaatcaaGAATGAAGATATATAAGTAATTAGCTCAGATCTTTTCACACCAACAAATTAGCCTTTGCAATGCGAGGAGCTATTTTCTTCATTCCTATGCTCATTAGTTGTTACCTTTGGTTAAATTAACAAAGTGACCAAAGGCCACAGGAGCAAGGAACCACACATctgcaaattatttttttcaacgaTTAATCACAACTAGGAAGCAATCAATGTACACAACATTTGTAGCTTATTATTTCGATAATATCAACTTGCATAAACTGAGTAGGCACGAACTTTCTTCTTAAAACGGCATGGCCTTTTGAGTGGTATGCCTTAGATCATTTGGTGACTTCTAGCATGCACTTGTACAGAGGCAAATGTAGCCTTTTGAGTGTGGGCTCATCTGAACCCATAATTTTTCACACAGATCATAGATATATGTGTAAGAACTTGTTACAATTTCAACAAATATTAGATTTGGACCGATAATTTTAATTTACAGTAAATGGGTTTAGAGCTAAAAAGCTCAAAGGTTCAAACCATTAAGTTTAAATCTTCGATCTACCTTTGCACTTACTTGTACACAAACGCAACAAAGCTGTCAAATAAATCAACTGCACCAACTTATTTTCTCCACCAGAACCTAATTTAGTAGGGATCAAAATTTCTCCAGCACTGTATAGGGTGAAATCCAGGCTAGACAGATGGCGAATCATAAGATGTCAGGCAGAAGCGACAAGCATGAGTCGGCATGAAGTATTTAGAGAAGTCGGTAAGGAACAGGTAAGTCATCTGGATACGATGCTACGTGTGGAAGCCCATCTAGCTCCGGAGACGTGGTACCAGGTACGAAGTGCAGACCGGATTACACTTATTCAAACATTCAACCGTTACACAAGATCCCTATCATTACTCAATGATGATAATGAGCAGCTATTAGGGTTTTAAGAGAACATATTTTGTGGATCTTATCCCTTGATGCTTAGCTATATATATAGGGCCTTACTTCCTTGTTAGAGAGGATCCAAATTTCACTGTCACACAGGTACTACACTATAATTCACTAAGCTACTAAGCTCTCAAGTTCATAACACATAGCTGGTATACTTTCCGGCATTGTTATCACCATCTTACTCGAGGGGGTAATTCAATCTTTTATTTTGGGGAAAAAGGACAGATATACCCCGAACTATCATAAATGCTATGCAAATACTCctgtcatacttttgggacattgatGCCCCtgccgtccaaaaactagagcatataaaccctttatactaacggacGGACATAgacgtgtcataatcttatccatcgaTTCGACATATATCGACGTATAAGATAGCGTcacgtgtccctatttagtcttccgttagagtgaatatatgctctagtttatGAACGATAGGGGCACCAATgtatgtcccaaaagtatgacggaggATATcagcataccatttacgatagttcaggGGTAGATTTGtccttattttcttcattttaattcaAAACAAGTTAGTTCATTACAATTTAACCATTTGGTCAATACAACTCATGTGTAATACCTAATTCATATTAGAGACATATTTGCTGTAGCAACTAATTCGTATTAAGGGCTTAGGTTCGTGCCATCCATTTGAGTTCATGTTTGTATCATTTGCTTAAGAAAAGAGAGAACACAATCAGTTTCTTTCACAATGCATAGTATCAAAACTCACtaaacaaccaaaaaaaaaacagaaataaaGTACCTCAAGGGCATGTTTGTATCTTTTATAGCTGTTCAATCTTTTGATAATCCACTGAAGCTCGCCTTTCGCCACTGTTTTCCCTTCTTCAATCCATTGTTCCAGTACTGGAACCATAGACATGTCTGGGCTGCCTAAAGGTGCAATTCTTGCGAAAACCCAATCACGCTTCTTATATTTAGTAGATGTTGTTCCATAGAAACGGTTGATTATTGTTCTCTGAAAATGCATTGGAATTTGTTTCCATAAGGCAGAGAAAGAAAGCTTCATTTTGGAGAAGACGAAGAAGAAATCAATTTGGGGGGTTTTTAGGCGGGTTTAAGAAGCTTTGTATGACCCGATCCATTTGAAATTTAGCCCAAATGAGAAGGAATGTAAATTTTGTAGTCCAGCTTATTTCAAGCCCAATAAATACTGGGCCAAGAAACTTGTCTTGTCCGTTTTTTTGGGGGGAAATTGGCAAAAATAGCCACTTTTGTATTTAGCTactttttgacaattttttgttttatgacAAAACTCAAAAGTAAACTTATTACTTGAGAGAGTACTGAAAACACCTTTAAATTTGACACGAATTATAAGTTTTATCCTTGAACTAATGACAAGCTTAATAATACTCATTTACTTGATTAACGAAACTTAAATATATTCACGATCTTTCACATGACATAGCAAGtgatttcaaacttttataaGAGCATGATATACTCTTCTTAAGAAATCGACAGAAGTGTTAAAAATACCCCAAGTGTATTGACAGTCTTAGAGATATTTTCAATAGGTCTctctaaaaaatatagaaaaacaCTAGTATGATCAAAGCTTAGTAAACTCAAATACACTATGTTACCTATTGTagtttgaaattatttaaaaagtgtAACTCTGAGCGTGCACACTAtgctcaaattttaaaattttaaaggtaATTTCAATGTATAATAATAAAGTTccaatccaattttttttttttataaaaaaaatcaattcatagcTGGACTAGTACAAATTCTAGTAGATAACTATGAAGTTGGAACTTCGACACATGTGAAATTGTCTTTTAGTTCAATAAAATGAAACATGGGTGATCTTcaatttttgaacaaaatatGTGTAGCATGAGTGTTTAATTCGATTGATCCTAATAATAAATCGAAGGTTATCATGTCAAGTATTGTTTGAAGGTCACGATATCAAGCTTTTACACATAATTTAATTAagctatatttaaaaaaaaattaatataaaattaaattaaagtatattGAATACTTCAATTGATTGATCGCAATATTTAGTTATtacattgaatttttttgataactAATGAAATAACAAGTCAAAATAGGACAAATGTATAATATAACGTAGCATGTATATGATAActaaataggaaaaataatctttttatagACACAACTTGAAGAAATTTATGTACCATCATGGGAAATCAAAGAACTTAGGGAAAAGATATAAATTTACCCTTTAATTTGTAGTGAAAAGTAAGTTACACGTTTAAAATATCATGGCGATCTATTACAcaattacttttaataaaatttaactaataCCATCCTAAAAAACTGACatggaaataaaattaaattaaaaagtaaattagGTGTGTTTGAgtcaaaataaagtaa
This window of the Solanum pennellii chromosome 2, SPENNV200 genome carries:
- the LOC107008782 gene encoding formin-like protein 2, with amino-acid sequence MKMNSGKVSTLLFLIIYIGGSNSQFTTWPGGPAVPHPLCLSQFTLVNNACQYLPITPLPPPGPAPVSSPAPPLSPAPAPAPAPAPSTNLGYNTQTPVEEECCRWMKAVDSECVCSLLAHLPIFLSRPIHQYTTLAHATCSVTFTCASSARFQQNDHQKSPHSP
- the LOC107008781 gene encoding pentatricopeptide repeat-containing protein At2g20710, mitochondrial-like; the protein is MKLSFSALWKQIPMHFQRTIINRFYGTTSTKYKKRDWVFARIAPLGSPDMSMVPVLEQWIEEGKTVAKGELQWIIKRLNSYKRYKHALEVSHWMTDRRYLPLQVADIAERINLVYKVKGLKEVEKYFNSISQILRRPEVYTALLNCYTNEKSVGKAEAIMQQLRDMGFAKGTLCYNHMMNLYCKSGTWEKMDKLMNEMEQKGVNFDEFTLTIRLTAYATAGDSEGMDKILAMMESDKQIILHWDTYSIAAELYLKVEQVEKALELLSKLDSMILTRKKSNGAYNDLLKLYAEAGKEEEVHRVWDLYKQNMRILNKGYISVMSALMKFGDTERVEKIFEEWESEALSYDFRVPDVLIRSYCRNGLLGKAKALMDKGISKGGVPWVTTWCHLANGYIHEDLVPEAVEALKKAISICPPNYKPSKETLATCVNYWEKQGNVDNAADFVRSLEQDHIFSPVFRDKLLCFIKEEKLQT